The following coding sequences are from one Nicotiana tabacum cultivar K326 chromosome 1, ASM71507v2, whole genome shotgun sequence window:
- the LOC107787477 gene encoding uncharacterized protein LOC107787477 isoform X1, with product MDKSSLQSNLDCFLISTTPFVPSQFLAKSEIRNLNRLWHPWEREKVEYFKLADLWNCYDEWSAYGAGIPIRLDTGETLVQYYVPYLSAIQIFTSTSPANFLREEAESVCETRDSFSDSLSDESESEKLSRWDGCSSEEGAVEQDSLSRTNDRLGYLYFQYFERCTPYGRVPLMDKINGFAERYPGLMSLRSVDLSPASWMAVAWYPIYHIPMGRTIKDLSTCFLTFHTLSSSFQDMDLEDDMENVNRKRKEGEKIPLPPFGLATYKMQGDVWVSDRSGRDQERLVSLFSVADSWLKQLGVQHHDFNYFMRIRRG from the exons ATGGATAAAAGCTCATTGCAATCAAATCTTGATTGTTTCCTTATTTCCACAACCCCATTTGTTCCATCCCAGTTTCTTGCTaag AGTGAGATAAGAAACCTTAATAGGTTATGGCATCCATGGGAAAGGGAAAAGGTGGAATATTTCAAGTTGGCTGATCTTTGGAATTGTTATGATGAATGGAGTGCTTATGGTGCTGGAATTCCTATTAGATTGGATACAGGAGAAACTTTGGTTCAATATTATGTCCCTTATCTTTCAGCTATTCAAATCTTTACCAGCACTTCACCTGCTAACTTTTTGAG ggAGGAGGCCGAGTCTGTTTGCGAGACAAGGGATTCTTTCAGCGATTCGTTAAGTGACGAGAGTGAGAGCGAAAAGCTGTCAAGGTGGGATGGATGTTCTTCTGAGGAAGGTGCAGTTGAACAAGATAGCTTAAGTAGAACGAACGATAGATTGGGCTATCTTTACTTTCAGTATTTTGAGAGATGTACTCCATATGGAAGAGTTCCTCTAATGGATAAG ATTAATGGATTTGCTGAAAGATACCCTGGATTAATGTCATTGAGAAGTGTAGATCTTTCGCCTGCTAGTTGGATGGCTGTTGCTTG GTACCCGATATATCACATTCCTATGGGAAGAACTATTAAAGACTTGTCAACGTGCTTCCTCACTTTCCACACCCTTTCATCTTCTTTTCAAG ATATGGACCTTGAAGATGACATGGAGAATGTTAATAGGAAAagaaaggaaggagaaaagatCCCTCTCCCACCTTTCGGTTTGGCCACTTACAAGATGCAGGGCGACGTGTGGGTATCTGATAGGAGTGGACGGGACCAAGAGAGGCTGGTGTCACTTTTTAGCGTGGCTGATTCGTGGCTAAAGCAATTGGGGGTCCAACACCACGACTTTAACTACTTCATGCGTATTCGTCGTGGTTGA
- the LOC107787477 gene encoding uncharacterized protein LOC107787477 isoform X2, whose amino-acid sequence MDKSSLQSNLDCFLISTTPFVPSQFLAKSEIRNLNRLWHPWEREKVEYFKLADLWNCYDEWSAYGAGIPIRLDTGETLVQYYVPYLSAIQIFTSTSPANFLREEAESVCETRDSFSDSLSDESESEKLSRWDGCSSEEGAVEQDSLSRTNDRLGYLYFQYFERCTPYGRVPLMDKINGFAERYPGLMSLRSVDLSPASWMAVAWYPIYHIPMGRTIKDLSTCFLTFHTLSSSFQEYSYSISFIFVQIWTLKMTWRMLIGKERKEKRSLSHLSVWPLTRCRATCGYLIGVDGTKRGWCHFLAWLIRG is encoded by the exons ATGGATAAAAGCTCATTGCAATCAAATCTTGATTGTTTCCTTATTTCCACAACCCCATTTGTTCCATCCCAGTTTCTTGCTaag AGTGAGATAAGAAACCTTAATAGGTTATGGCATCCATGGGAAAGGGAAAAGGTGGAATATTTCAAGTTGGCTGATCTTTGGAATTGTTATGATGAATGGAGTGCTTATGGTGCTGGAATTCCTATTAGATTGGATACAGGAGAAACTTTGGTTCAATATTATGTCCCTTATCTTTCAGCTATTCAAATCTTTACCAGCACTTCACCTGCTAACTTTTTGAG ggAGGAGGCCGAGTCTGTTTGCGAGACAAGGGATTCTTTCAGCGATTCGTTAAGTGACGAGAGTGAGAGCGAAAAGCTGTCAAGGTGGGATGGATGTTCTTCTGAGGAAGGTGCAGTTGAACAAGATAGCTTAAGTAGAACGAACGATAGATTGGGCTATCTTTACTTTCAGTATTTTGAGAGATGTACTCCATATGGAAGAGTTCCTCTAATGGATAAG ATTAATGGATTTGCTGAAAGATACCCTGGATTAATGTCATTGAGAAGTGTAGATCTTTCGCCTGCTAGTTGGATGGCTGTTGCTTG GTACCCGATATATCACATTCCTATGGGAAGAACTATTAAAGACTTGTCAACGTGCTTCCTCACTTTCCACACCCTTTCATCTTCTTTTCAAG AATATTCTTACTCCATATCGTTCATCTTTGTCCAGATATGGACCTTGAAGATGACATGGAGAATGTTAATAGGAAAagaaaggaaggagaaaagatCCCTCTCCCACCTTTCGGTTTGGCCACTTACAAGATGCAGGGCGACGTGTGGGTATCTGATAGGAGTGGACGGGACCAAGAGAGGCTGGTGTCACTTTTTAGCGTGGCTGATTCGTGGCTAA